Genomic segment of Salvia hispanica cultivar TCC Black 2014 chromosome 2, UniMelb_Shisp_WGS_1.0, whole genome shotgun sequence:
agaaatttaaatgttATGAGAAACTGGCATAAACTAATACTTACtcattatattaattgaaaaaattaaaacaagaataaaatgatttttttcacatattttagatttcaaaacaaaaaattagattttgtatttatatttctttccTGGGATACAGCTTTAAATCCCCAATATCACGGTTAAGAATCCTGAGTTACAAGTGATGTTTCATCAACAATATCAATAGCTAATCTGAGTATTTCCTAATTCTCTTTGTTCTTGTTCATGAGATACCTACTCTTATAAGAAGAGAAAAGCCTCCACCACTTGAGTTTCCAAATGCTTGTGATCACAGAGCATATCGATCCTACATCGTTTCCCTTCTTCACGTTTTGCTTCCCTTCCACGTTCACAGCGACCTGGCAGAGTCGACAGAGAACAGATATTCAGCATCGTCTGGTGATAAACGTTTATGCATAAATACACTGATACAGAAACTCACATTCGGTATGAACTTCATTCCAACGGTCATCTCGCCTTTGTAAGTGTCGTCTTCAAGCACCACATTAAATGGGGCAGGGAGGATTTCCGCCAGCCCTCTGTAGTTCCCCTCCACAATAATTCCTTTGATGAAGATTCTGCAAACAAGAATATGACATTTATCTAACTAACTAGGCGAAACATCATAGAAAACTAGCATACGAGAAAGTGAAACTTGCATGGTTTCACCAACAAAGTCGTCATCACTGAAACGCTCCTCTTTCACAATCCTGAGTTTCAGATGGCTCAGAGTCTCCAGCTCGGATTCTGGCAGCTCGAACACAAGCTTTTCATTCCAGTAGAATTTGCCCAGATTTCCTGCAAAAGTCGAATGGTGTTAATAACACAGTCGATTTATGAAGAGGGAGAAGTCTATCTCTATGAAAACCTGATGATCTCTTGCTTGTGAATACTTGACTACCACATTCAACAATAACATGGTAACCGGGGTGTCCTGTCAACATACCATATCCAACATCGTTAATAGAGAGAGGGATAAAGAGAGTATTTGTTGAACTGTGTGATGTTAAGGAGATTGTAGTACCAAGAATATGGGTGCGGTCGATGCCTTCGGCACTAACAAGAAGCACTTCAAGAACTGCACCTTTCATTTGATCAAGAAATGCCTGGCTCTTCTCATTATTCATAGAAGCAAAAGAAGAGCTTATCTAAATGTTATTTCAATACCTGTTGCATTGAGAGGTTACAAGAAGCTAAACACTGCATGTATTGTCTATTAAATGCCAGCAGTAATTACGTAAACTTCAGTTTAATAAACTCCATTATTATGGTCAGTTACGAATATCAACATGAACCAAAGAATGAAGCACagatatatactactatattttagtAATACGAGGATAACGTATAATCAACACGAATCTAGATCGGACAGCAGTGAACAATAACAACGAACAATCTCAAAATCAACGTGGAAAGATGTATCAAAGCAGTACACCTAAGCTTTACAATCTACAAATGCAGAGACTGCTTGCTAGCAGTTGTAACCCAGCATTAGCCATTGAGTTCTGACCtgataaaaatcaaaataattccaTCAAATCATGGAGTCTTAGTTATTTTTCAATGCAGCCTCTCAAAACATAATTTCAGTTCAAGCTAAACTTATTAAATCATTCAAGGCTACCATCTTATGCTATGAAATCGAGACCAGCCTGAACTCAAATAGGATCACCATTTCCATTATTCTACTTGAAACCAGAGCTATTGCTATGAActaaaaaattgtttcttttttactttacaacaaagtgtattTAAAAAGCTGAATATGTAAGAAATTTTCATCTGTCATCAGGTTAGGAGAACATACAATCTTTATGACCACAGTATCTGTATAAGATTTAGTTCATAGCACTATAACCCACAACTTTCTTCAGCAATTTGGTGTCCATCATATTTCTCAACTTCTCGACTTCCTTCCATCTACCCTGGTCTGCGTACAAATTCGAGAGAATGACATAGTAGCTAGAATTCTTTGGGTCCAAACTGATCAGTTTCTTGGCAACATCTTCCAAGATTTCGTTAGGTCCATGAGAGTTTCTGCATCCAGCAAGAAGAGATCCCCATATCCTTTTATCAGGTTCCATTGGCATATTATTTACAAATTCAAGAGCCTCCTCAATACTTCCTTGACGACTAAGCATATCCACCATGCAAGCATAATGTGCAAGATTTGGCTTGATACCGTACATGGTTTCCATCCCATTGAACCAGTTCCATCCTTCATACTCCAACCCACAGTGACTGCAGGCAGATAGAACTGATACGAAAACAACATCATTAGGCGTTATTCCATTACATAGCATATTTGAGAAACACTCAAGAACCAGCTCTCCACAGCCATTAACCGCGTAGCCATTTATCATTGAACTCCAACATATAAAATCTTTGGTggtattttcatcaaaaatcGCCTCAGCATTCCCTATTTCCCCAAATTTGCAATACAAATCAATCAATGCAGATGTCAAATATGCATTGGCTGaatatccatattttattatctgtGCATGCATCGTTTTGCCTATCTCCAGAGCTTCAAGTGAGCTACAAGCCAGCAATAAACTAACGTAAGTGAAATAATTAGGATTCTGGTCGGCCAATTGCATCTCTCTTAGTATGTCAAATGCCATATAAGGTTGCGCACTTTGAGCATAAACTGAAGCCATAGTGCTCCAAGCAATAACATCTTTCCACTTAAGATGATCAAACACATTCCTGGCTGACTCAATATCGCCAAATTTAGCATAGAGTTGAAGAAGTTCAGTCACCAAAGGAACATTTGAAGTAAATCCCATTTTCAATACAAGACTATGAAATCCATGCCTGCAATAATTCTCGTCCAACTGTTTATATGCACCAAATACTTCTTGGATGATACGTTCATCCACATTTTGTATGCAGCAAGCAAGCATTTGCAGAAAGATCTTCAAGGCTTTCCGCGGCCTCTCATTTTCAACGCAACCCCGTATTATGATCCTCCAAGAAACGACATCCTTGTTCTGCATATGCTCAAAAACATCTATCGCTGCCTCCAAATGCCTGCATTTGGAGTACATATCCGAAATCGAATTGAGAAGAATGGTATGATTGTCAAATGACCTTTTGATGGAATAACCATGAATTTCTCTCCCTAGCCATAATGCACCTAACTCGGCACAGGCAGGGAGTACACTCGAAAACGTAACAGGATTTGGTTCCACACCTGTTAAAACCATTTCCTTTAATAACTTAAAGGATTCCAAATACTCACCGTTGCTCACAACTGCAGAAACCATAGCACTGCACAAAACCAAATCTCTTTTAGATGTCTGATCAAATATTTTCCAGGCACTCGgcatatcccaagtagagtagACGCCAACAAGTGCAGTAGCAACAGCTACCTGCGACTCAATCAGCCCCATTTTCATAGAGTAAGCATGAATCCCAGACGTCAAATCTTTCGATCCAAGCGATCCAGCAGCCTTTAAGACACTTAATACCGTCACAAAATTCGGCCTTTTCTCATTGAATAGCATCAATTTGAACACATCTACAGCCTCCCGGGACCGATTTTCCCTAACTAAACTCGAGATTCTCGATGTCCATGATTTTATGATATCGTTTTGTTCGAAATAGTCGAATGCGTCTACCAAATTGGGGCGCTGTCTGTATGCAGGTTTGTGGGCGTTGTAGTTTGTTGAGCTCTGACGAGGTGGGCGTCTGTTAGTGATTTTATCGAACACTTGGTGGGCACTTCGTGGTCGGACCACATTAGACATGCGCCCTCAGAAAGAAtacaaattttgta
This window contains:
- the LOC125203345 gene encoding elicitor-responsive protein 3, which translates into the protein MNNEKSQAFLDQMKGAVLEVLLVSAEGIDRTHILGHPGYHVIVECGSQVFTSKRSSGNLGKFYWNEKLVFELPESELETLSHLKLRIVKEERFSDDDFVGETIIFIKGIIVEGNYRGLAEILPAPFNVVLEDDTYKGEMTVGMKFIPNVAVNVEGKQNVKKGNDVGSICSVITSIWKLKWWRLFSSYKSRYLMNKNKEN
- the LOC125203344 gene encoding putative pentatricopeptide repeat-containing protein At3g01580, whose product is MSNVVRPRSAHQVFDKITNRRPPRQSSTNYNAHKPAYRQRPNLVDAFDYFEQNDIIKSWTSRISSLVRENRSREAVDVFKLMLFNEKRPNFVTVLSVLKAAGSLGSKDLTSGIHAYSMKMGLIESQVAVATALVGVYSTWDMPSAWKIFDQTSKRDLVLCSAMVSAVVSNGEYLESFKLLKEMVLTGVEPNPVTFSSVLPACAELGALWLGREIHGYSIKRSFDNHTILLNSISDMYSKCRHLEAAIDVFEHMQNKDVVSWRIIIRGCVENERPRKALKIFLQMLACCIQNVDERIIQEVFGAYKQLDENYCRHGFHSLVLKMGFTSNVPLVTELLQLYAKFGDIESARNVFDHLKWKDVIAWSTMASVYAQSAQPYMAFDILREMQLADQNPNYFTYVSLLLACSSLEALEIGKTMHAQIIKYGYSANAYLTSALIDLYCKFGEIGNAEAIFDENTTKDFICWSSMINGYAVNGCGELVLECFSNMLCNGITPNDVVFVSVLSACSHCGLEYEGWNWFNGMETMYGIKPNLAHYACMVDMLSRQGSIEEALEFVNNMPMEPDKRIWGSLLAGCRNSHGPNEILEDVAKKLISLDPKNSSYYVILSNLYADQGRWKEVEKLRNMMDTKLLKKVVGYSAMN